A genomic stretch from Desulfatitalea tepidiphila includes:
- a CDS encoding dihydrolipoyl dehydrogenase family protein has product MNEPLDKFDLCVIGAGPGGFAGAMRAIDAGRQVCLIEGDEIGGTGVKWGALASKTMWELAKDYAVASKTDRGYRCAGLSVDYVAVRDTVIEAVKEKQYQLLSQIETFARGHWPGPGSITYLRGWGRFSGPARLTVDLAAGGEQEVSADHFLLCTGSKPRHFGHITVDQQRIFDSDGILQLKQFPKRLMIVGAGVTGCEYATIFSNFGQTRVFLVDHQERVIPYEDEDVSDFVSANLERHGVKIFHSTRLRDILAKPEHLEVVLDFDDGHATVVEVDAVLISIGRTPNIERLNLAAAGVTPDRAGYLDTDPDGRVTGHIYAAGDVTHRPALVNMAIMESRHAVKHMFDLPTQPLTFPNMSTVMFFYPAVAAVGLNEKACRRKKMPYRVATYANALLPRAIAMRATSGFVKIIVSDDDHQKILGMRAAGPQVSSTIMSIALLIDQDKNAMEVLGAMFPHPTMSEVIQECLRLLAGKSIYKPEAFPELLKIRRWRPETGYIP; this is encoded by the coding sequence ATGAACGAACCGCTCGACAAATTTGATCTTTGCGTGATCGGGGCCGGACCGGGGGGATTCGCCGGCGCCATGCGGGCCATCGATGCCGGTCGCCAGGTGTGTCTGATCGAAGGCGATGAGATCGGCGGCACCGGGGTCAAATGGGGCGCTCTGGCCTCCAAGACCATGTGGGAGCTGGCCAAGGACTATGCCGTGGCCTCCAAGACCGATCGCGGGTATCGTTGTGCGGGTCTCAGTGTCGATTACGTGGCCGTGCGCGACACCGTCATCGAAGCGGTCAAAGAGAAGCAGTATCAACTGTTGTCCCAGATCGAAACGTTTGCCCGCGGCCATTGGCCGGGGCCCGGCAGCATCACCTATCTGCGCGGCTGGGGACGTTTCAGTGGCCCGGCGAGATTAACGGTGGACCTGGCTGCCGGTGGAGAGCAGGAAGTCAGCGCCGACCACTTTCTGCTCTGCACCGGATCGAAACCGAGGCATTTCGGCCACATCACGGTGGATCAGCAGCGCATCTTCGATTCGGACGGCATCCTGCAGTTGAAGCAATTTCCCAAACGCCTGATGATTGTCGGCGCCGGCGTCACGGGCTGCGAATACGCCACCATTTTCTCCAATTTCGGCCAGACCCGGGTCTTTCTGGTGGATCACCAGGAGCGGGTCATTCCCTACGAGGACGAAGATGTCAGCGACTTTGTCAGCGCCAACCTGGAACGCCATGGCGTCAAGATTTTTCATTCGACCCGGCTGCGGGACATCCTGGCCAAACCCGAACATCTCGAAGTGGTGCTCGACTTCGACGACGGCCACGCCACGGTGGTGGAGGTGGACGCCGTGCTCATCTCCATCGGCCGCACCCCCAACATCGAACGGCTCAACCTGGCGGCCGCGGGCGTGACGCCCGACAGGGCCGGCTACCTGGACACCGATCCGGACGGCCGTGTGACCGGCCATATTTATGCGGCCGGAGACGTCACCCATCGTCCGGCCCTGGTCAATATGGCGATCATGGAGAGCCGGCATGCGGTCAAGCACATGTTCGACCTGCCGACCCAGCCGCTGACCTTTCCCAACATGTCCACGGTGATGTTTTTCTATCCGGCGGTCGCCGCGGTGGGGCTGAACGAAAAGGCGTGTCGCAGGAAAAAGATGCCTTACCGTGTGGCCACCTATGCCAACGCCCTGCTGCCCAGGGCCATCGCCATGCGCGCTACCAGTGGATTCGTCAAAATCATCGTCAGCGACGACGATCATCAGAAAATCCTGGGGATGCGCGCGGCCGGACCCCAGGTGTCGAGCACGATCATGTCCATCGCGCTACTCATCGATCAGGACAAAAATGCCATGGAGGTGCTGGGCGCCATGTTTCCCCACCCCACCATGTCCGAGGTCATACAGGAGTGCCTGCGCCTGCTGGCCGGCAAATCGATCTACAAGCCCGAGGCGTTTCCCGAGTTGCTGAAGATCCGGCGCTGGCGGCCGGAGACAGGATATATTCCATAG
- a CDS encoding HU family DNA-binding protein — protein MCDALGKGERVEIRGLCTFKVKTYDGYDGRNPKSGDLVKVKPKRLPFFKAGSDLKARVDR, from the coding sequence ATTTGCGATGCCCTCGGCAAGGGAGAACGGGTGGAGATCCGGGGGTTGTGCACCTTCAAAGTCAAGACCTACGATGGCTATGACGGCCGCAATCCCAAATCCGGCGATCTGGTCAAGGTCAAGCCCAAAAGACTGCCTTTTTTCAAAGCCGGCTCCGATTTGAAGGCGCGTGTCGATCGGTAA
- a CDS encoding FHA domain-containing protein: MRRIARLSIGIALLCSSAGLAWIAEVSADVGTGIDLMFVIDNSGSMRKNDPDFNTPRVVSTFLRRLPKEAQVGMVSFDRSARLLESLTPLDDDSAEQRFLRSLEKIDYKGQWTNSAAGFERALYELKVKGRPDARKGIIFITDGITDTGDPHKDQELNQWLRQDFTAESRALGVRIFGIAFTEEADFVLIQALASRTEGEYYRTYDASEILIVLDDILTRFQPPTADTLPPKAPQPLATLPEPQVQPVAQPLSAAAEANGDAKSIISLFNLVLALLTTVVAAGIVFLFVKQYRSKRKPVRPTTDPRKQPEAYLDDVDRVTGKEAGRIAITKAHTTIGRDPRNDITIAKATVSSFHATIEYRGLAFYIEDQRSTNGTRVNDQVLRANTPMRLKSGDRISFATFHFKFTIPEQMPFGETVMVSMTALEGPESGSTVIIDLNDQDSAQGLISCMQNHLLQLYSMGPKYKQFATSYFPYDTIDAIACKAHANLKKTQSDGRQYCDAIIEKETFYLICTLPVPISSAAEWYHANHQGFTKFVMQWIRSPQYETVKCRRLCVFTFGQDPATWVSLTIVPTHPEPDPVEIISVDFLTESEKAMLALDFDHHGRVM; the protein is encoded by the coding sequence ATGAGGCGCATTGCCCGTCTTTCCATCGGCATCGCCCTGCTCTGTTCCAGCGCGGGTCTCGCCTGGATTGCTGAGGTTTCTGCCGATGTCGGCACCGGCATCGATCTGATGTTCGTCATCGACAACTCGGGCAGCATGCGAAAAAACGACCCCGATTTCAACACGCCCCGGGTGGTCAGCACCTTTTTACGTCGCCTGCCGAAAGAAGCCCAGGTGGGCATGGTGTCGTTCGATCGATCGGCACGTCTGCTCGAGTCGCTCACGCCGCTGGACGACGATTCGGCGGAACAACGCTTTCTCAGAAGCCTCGAAAAAATCGACTATAAAGGACAGTGGACCAACAGCGCCGCCGGTTTCGAACGTGCCTTGTACGAATTGAAGGTCAAGGGACGCCCGGATGCCCGGAAGGGGATCATTTTTATCACCGACGGCATCACGGACACCGGCGATCCGCACAAGGACCAGGAATTGAATCAGTGGCTGCGCCAGGATTTCACGGCCGAAAGCCGGGCTCTGGGGGTTCGCATTTTCGGGATCGCCTTTACCGAGGAGGCCGATTTCGTCCTCATCCAAGCCCTGGCTTCACGAACGGAGGGGGAGTATTACCGCACCTATGATGCGTCCGAGATTCTGATCGTCCTCGACGACATCCTGACCCGCTTTCAGCCCCCGACCGCCGACACACTGCCGCCCAAGGCGCCCCAACCACTGGCCACCCTGCCCGAACCCCAGGTGCAGCCGGTTGCCCAACCCCTGTCCGCCGCTGCGGAAGCCAACGGCGACGCCAAATCGATTATCAGCCTATTCAACCTGGTGTTGGCGCTGCTCACCACGGTGGTGGCCGCCGGAATCGTCTTTCTCTTCGTGAAACAATACCGCTCCAAGCGGAAACCGGTTCGCCCAACGACCGACCCGCGCAAGCAACCCGAAGCCTATCTCGACGATGTGGATCGCGTCACCGGGAAAGAAGCGGGTCGGATCGCCATCACCAAGGCGCACACCACCATCGGCAGGGATCCACGCAACGATATCACCATCGCTAAAGCCACGGTCTCGAGCTTTCATGCGACCATCGAGTACAGAGGCCTCGCCTTCTATATCGAGGACCAGCGCAGCACCAACGGTACGCGGGTCAACGACCAGGTGTTGCGCGCCAACACGCCCATGCGGCTGAAGAGCGGCGATCGCATCTCTTTTGCCACCTTTCACTTCAAGTTCACGATACCCGAACAGATGCCCTTCGGAGAGACCGTGATGGTTTCGATGACCGCACTGGAAGGCCCGGAGTCGGGCTCGACCGTCATTATCGACCTCAACGATCAGGACAGCGCCCAGGGTTTGATCAGCTGCATGCAGAACCACCTGTTGCAGCTGTACTCCATGGGGCCCAAGTACAAGCAGTTTGCCACCAGCTATTTTCCTTACGATACCATCGATGCCATCGCCTGCAAGGCCCACGCAAACCTGAAGAAAACCCAGTCCGACGGCCGGCAATATTGCGACGCGATCATCGAGAAAGAGACCTTCTATTTAATCTGCACCCTGCCGGTGCCGATCAGCAGCGCCGCGGAATGGTACCACGCGAACCACCAGGGTTTTACCAAGTTCGTCATGCAGTGGATCCGGTCGCCCCAGTACGAAACGGTCAAGTGCCGCAGGCTGTGCGTCTTCACCTTCGGCCAGGATCCGGCCACCTGGGTCAGCCTGACCATCGTACCCACGCACCCGGAACCCGATCCCGTGGAGATCATATCCGTCGATTTCCTCACCGAATCGGAAAAGGCCATGCTGGCCCTGGACTTCGACCACCACGGCCGGGTGATGTAA
- a CDS encoding PilZ domain-containing protein has product MSDVGKIEGDRLVELFQHLIEKRVIISMHMVGTDLDRLTCVTALKKSPEGDVLDIDLPNDFKSSVKPNGPLKLKFNFNGPDHLEYLFITTGGQIGRREITVPLPPYVERIQRRKNFRMETPLGTKMFLKSGRVQAVFSLINISLGGAYGTLLKHNAKHTDGMILEIGEAVDNLGIFVPAGKDWEELIIIIKQAEVRRIDHDRQHRKYKYAFEFMDLAASEKRKLTQSIYQFQRQFLQRR; this is encoded by the coding sequence ATGAGCGATGTGGGCAAAATCGAAGGAGACAGGCTGGTTGAGCTGTTTCAGCACCTGATCGAAAAACGGGTCATCATATCCATGCATATGGTGGGCACGGACCTGGACCGCCTCACCTGCGTCACTGCCCTGAAAAAATCACCCGAAGGCGATGTCCTGGACATCGACCTGCCCAACGATTTCAAATCATCTGTGAAACCAAACGGCCCGCTGAAATTGAAATTCAACTTCAACGGGCCGGACCACCTGGAGTATCTTTTTATCACCACCGGCGGCCAGATCGGCCGCCGGGAAATCACCGTTCCCCTCCCCCCCTACGTGGAGCGCATCCAACGCCGAAAAAACTTCCGCATGGAGACGCCCCTGGGAACCAAGATGTTTCTCAAATCGGGCAGAGTTCAGGCCGTTTTCAGCCTGATCAACATCAGCCTGGGCGGTGCATACGGCACCCTGCTCAAGCACAATGCCAAGCACACGGACGGCATGATCTTGGAAATTGGCGAGGCCGTCGACAACCTCGGCATTTTCGTACCGGCCGGCAAGGACTGGGAAGAGCTGATCATCATCATCAAGCAGGCCGAGGTCCGCCGCATCGACCACGACCGCCAACATAGAAAATACAAATACGCCTTTGAATTCATGGACCTGGCGGCCAGTGAAAAGAGAAAACTGACCCAATCCATCTACCAGTTCCAACGGCAGTTCCTGCAGCGGCGATAA
- a CDS encoding NAD(P)H-quinone oxidoreductase: MKAIILNGFGGPEVMGIGELPIPEPGSGQVRVRVMATSVNRADTVQRKGNYPPPPGESDVLGLEVAGVVDALGDGVTDWQPGDRVMGLVAGGGYAEYALAYAGHLMAIPETITFEEAAAIPEVYITAFLNLFLIGGLGEGETVLLHGGGGGVNTAGIQLCRALLDRCRIIVTASSGKVDRVRELGADRVIDYRQQDFAGEVRRFTESAGADVILDHIGAAYLAQNQAALAIGGRLVVIGLMGGASGTLNLGLMMVKRQRIIGSVLRALPVAQKADITATFVQQVLPHIQSRRIAPLIHAVRPLAEAGRAHAEMEASGHFGKLVLQVAAQ, from the coding sequence ATGAAGGCAATTATACTGAACGGCTTCGGCGGGCCCGAGGTCATGGGTATCGGCGAACTGCCCATCCCGGAACCGGGCAGCGGACAAGTGCGCGTGCGGGTCATGGCCACATCGGTCAACCGGGCCGATACGGTCCAGCGCAAGGGGAACTATCCACCGCCGCCCGGCGAATCGGACGTGCTCGGCCTGGAGGTGGCCGGGGTGGTCGATGCCTTGGGCGACGGCGTGACCGACTGGCAACCGGGCGATCGGGTCATGGGGCTGGTGGCCGGCGGCGGTTATGCCGAATATGCTCTGGCCTATGCCGGGCACCTGATGGCCATTCCGGAGACGATCACCTTCGAGGAGGCTGCGGCGATTCCAGAGGTCTACATCACTGCCTTTCTGAACCTTTTTCTCATCGGTGGTCTCGGCGAGGGAGAGACGGTTCTGCTGCACGGCGGCGGCGGGGGCGTCAATACGGCCGGCATCCAGCTTTGCCGTGCGTTGCTCGACCGATGCCGGATCATCGTCACGGCCTCCTCCGGCAAGGTGGATCGGGTGCGTGAGCTGGGGGCGGATCGGGTCATCGACTACCGGCAGCAGGATTTCGCCGGCGAGGTGCGCCGCTTCACAGAGAGCGCCGGCGCGGACGTGATCCTGGACCACATCGGCGCGGCCTACCTGGCCCAGAACCAGGCCGCCCTGGCTATCGGCGGCCGCCTGGTGGTGATCGGGCTCATGGGCGGCGCCTCCGGCACCCTAAACCTGGGGCTGATGATGGTCAAGCGGCAGCGGATCATCGGATCGGTCCTGCGTGCCCTGCCGGTGGCGCAAAAGGCGGACATCACCGCAACATTCGTGCAGCAGGTGCTGCCCCACATCCAGAGCCGCCGCATCGCGCCCCTCATCCACGCGGTAAGGCCTTTGGCCGAGGCCGGCCGAGCCCACGCGGAGATGGAGGCCTCGGGCCATTTCGGCAAGCTGGTGCTGCAGGTCGCCGCTCAGTAG
- a CDS encoding SMP-30/gluconolactonase/LRE family protein, translated as MNISEVKTIGNGILRPEGVMALNDGSLYTADARGQIAHVQPDGRVDFFGDLGGVPNGICIDPQERCIVANIGNGEVQALSRDGSHEVLLTQAEGRRMRAPNFPYVDSRGRLWVSNSTEKEDIESALWQPLPDGCVVVVEAGREPRIVADGLYFANGLTLDRDERYLYVAQTMRRNIVRYAIEPDGSCGPAEIFGPSPLNQLGLPDGIAFDEAGNLWITFPQWNAVGYLTPDGELEMVLEDPEKRILRRPANICFGGQDRRTAFIGSLDGTAIPYFPVPHPGMRLVHQS; from the coding sequence ATGAACATCTCGGAAGTCAAAACCATCGGCAACGGCATTCTGCGGCCCGAAGGGGTCATGGCCCTGAACGACGGCTCCCTCTACACCGCCGATGCCCGCGGGCAGATCGCCCACGTTCAACCCGACGGCCGCGTGGATTTTTTCGGTGATCTGGGCGGGGTGCCCAACGGCATCTGCATCGACCCGCAAGAGCGCTGCATCGTGGCCAACATCGGCAACGGCGAAGTACAGGCGCTTTCAAGGGACGGCTCTCACGAGGTGCTGTTGACCCAGGCCGAGGGCCGCCGCATGCGGGCGCCAAACTTCCCTTATGTGGACAGCAGGGGCCGTCTGTGGGTCTCCAACTCCACGGAGAAGGAAGACATCGAATCAGCCCTCTGGCAGCCGTTGCCCGACGGTTGCGTCGTGGTCGTGGAGGCGGGCCGCGAGCCGCGCATCGTGGCCGACGGCCTCTACTTCGCCAACGGCCTGACCCTGGACCGGGACGAACGCTACCTCTACGTGGCCCAGACCATGCGGCGCAACATCGTTCGCTATGCTATCGAACCGGATGGGTCGTGCGGTCCGGCCGAGATCTTCGGACCCAGCCCGCTGAACCAGCTCGGTCTGCCCGACGGCATCGCCTTCGACGAGGCCGGCAATTTGTGGATCACCTTTCCCCAATGGAATGCCGTCGGCTACCTGACGCCCGACGGCGAGCTCGAGATGGTCCTGGAAGACCCGGAAAAGCGCATCCTCCGGCGCCCGGCCAACATCTGTTTCGGCGGCCAGGACCGCAGGACGGCCTTCATCGGCAGCCTGGACGGCACCGCGATCCCCTATTTCCCGGTGCCCCATCCGGGCATGCGCCTGGTGCACCAGTCATGA
- a CDS encoding small multi-drug export protein has translation MKYVRKLFWLAYRAVRKISFLIRERFDLIEVKILSIGLLMILILGLYLLYLLFADVKHYGVLSSTAIIHLMGGRGLGIATCLSAGLSVPLTIVYNFYLEVVIVLVAYGIVVLIMRNVIEPKLLKSTVRQAEFTAQGQKTRIKRYGAVGLFLFVMFPFFMTGPVIGSIIGYLLNYKAINNFLIVFSGTLTSIVIYSLIGNGVLDYVNRYVDVEQVETWAVIIIGLLILIFAIYHIGTVKRFLDQDDD, from the coding sequence ATGAAATACGTCCGAAAATTGTTCTGGTTGGCCTATCGAGCCGTCCGCAAAATCTCTTTTCTCATTCGAGAGCGCTTCGATTTGATCGAAGTTAAAATCCTTTCCATCGGCCTGTTGATGATACTGATCCTGGGGCTGTATCTGCTCTATCTGCTCTTTGCGGATGTCAAACACTATGGGGTTCTCTCTTCCACGGCCATCATTCACCTCATGGGCGGTCGGGGATTGGGTATCGCCACCTGTCTTTCGGCCGGCTTGTCGGTTCCTCTCACCATCGTCTACAATTTTTATCTGGAGGTCGTCATCGTCCTGGTGGCCTATGGCATCGTCGTTTTGATCATGCGCAATGTCATCGAGCCCAAGCTGCTCAAGAGCACCGTGCGCCAGGCGGAGTTCACCGCCCAGGGCCAGAAGACCAGGATCAAGAGATATGGTGCCGTCGGTCTCTTTCTCTTCGTCATGTTTCCCTTTTTCATGACCGGCCCGGTCATTGGTTCGATCATCGGGTACCTGCTGAACTACAAGGCGATCAACAACTTTTTGATCGTCTTCAGCGGCACCTTGACTTCCATTGTGATCTACTCCCTGATCGGAAACGGCGTGCTCGATTATGTCAATCGTTATGTGGATGTCGAACAGGTCGAGACGTGGGCGGTCATCATCATCGGCCTCCTGATTCTGATTTTCGCCATATATCACATCGGTACGGTGAAGCGCTTCCTTGACCAGGATGACGATTGA
- a CDS encoding SulP family inorganic anion transporter produces the protein MHFHPQAIVPFLSWLRGYRRPFFKPDLFAGLTVAVVAVPQSMAYALIAGLPVSFGLYASIVPTIIGCLWGSSSHLITGPTTAVSLVVFSTLSSLAEPNSAGYIEMALFLALMVGALQLIMGVARLGTLLNFVSHAVLIGFTTGAAALIAFKQLPALLGLKIEKTSVFFEHLFNIITNLHEIEIISLGLGTLTIVIILGFKKFRPNWPGTLLAMVAVGSLVAIFDLDRQGVAVVGAVSGDIPLPGLPDMHLLAQAGKLAPGALAIAILGLVEAVSIAKSIADQTRQRINVNQEFIGQGLANVSAALFSGYAGSGSFTRSAVNFRAGARTPLSGIISGIAVALTVLIAAPLAAKLPISALAGVLVVVAYDMIRVRDIVRTLKTTRGDAAVLVITFASTLLLNIEFAIYVGVLLSIGLHLAATSHPRIQSVVPDPATGKMRASSYGETCCQMEIVAIEGSLFFGSAAFVLDDLQRRLRSRPQTANLLIRMHKVNTMDASGVHVLEILLDEVRRRGGGIYFSGVNHGVFLVLKNSGFLNEIGAGKVHATTRAAIRQAMRESFFPAICATCPEIVFEECPALKRGHWEIFGPDIHPRDSQAGLAESGQPAIDQREESHPGAPSS, from the coding sequence ATGCATTTTCACCCCCAGGCCATTGTGCCGTTTCTTTCCTGGTTGCGTGGCTATCGACGCCCCTTTTTCAAGCCCGATCTCTTCGCCGGACTGACCGTGGCCGTGGTGGCCGTCCCCCAATCCATGGCCTATGCCCTGATCGCCGGGCTGCCCGTATCGTTCGGACTCTATGCCTCCATCGTGCCTACGATTATCGGCTGTCTGTGGGGAAGCTCGTCCCATTTGATCACCGGACCCACCACGGCCGTCTCCCTCGTGGTGTTCAGCACCCTGTCATCCCTGGCCGAGCCCAACAGCGCCGGTTACATCGAGATGGCCCTGTTTCTGGCCCTTATGGTGGGCGCCCTTCAACTCATCATGGGTGTGGCCCGCCTGGGCACGCTGCTCAATTTCGTCTCCCATGCCGTGCTGATCGGGTTCACCACCGGGGCGGCCGCTCTCATCGCGTTCAAGCAATTACCGGCCCTGCTCGGATTGAAAATCGAAAAAACATCGGTTTTTTTTGAACATCTATTTAACATTATCACCAATCTGCATGAGATCGAAATCATCAGTCTGGGCCTGGGCACGCTCACCATCGTGATCATTTTAGGATTCAAAAAATTCCGACCCAACTGGCCCGGGACGCTCCTGGCCATGGTAGCTGTGGGCAGCCTTGTGGCGATCTTCGACCTGGATCGGCAGGGTGTTGCGGTCGTGGGGGCGGTATCCGGGGATATTCCCCTGCCCGGCCTGCCGGACATGCATCTGCTCGCCCAAGCCGGCAAACTGGCTCCCGGGGCCCTGGCCATCGCCATTCTCGGATTGGTCGAAGCGGTCTCGATCGCCAAATCCATTGCCGACCAGACCCGCCAGCGCATCAATGTCAACCAGGAGTTTATCGGCCAGGGCCTGGCCAATGTCTCCGCGGCCCTTTTCAGCGGCTACGCCGGCAGTGGGTCGTTCACCCGGTCAGCGGTCAATTTCAGGGCCGGCGCCAGGACCCCCCTGAGCGGCATCATCTCGGGCATCGCGGTAGCCCTGACCGTGTTGATCGCCGCCCCCCTGGCCGCCAAGCTGCCCATATCGGCCCTGGCCGGCGTCCTGGTGGTGGTCGCCTATGACATGATCCGCGTCAGGGACATCGTCCGGACCCTGAAAACCACGCGCGGCGATGCGGCGGTGCTGGTCATCACCTTTGCCTCGACCCTCCTGCTCAATATCGAGTTCGCCATCTATGTGGGCGTGTTGCTCTCCATCGGCCTGCACCTAGCCGCCACTTCCCATCCGCGAATCCAGTCGGTCGTGCCGGATCCGGCCACCGGCAAAATGCGGGCGTCGTCCTACGGCGAAACGTGCTGCCAGATGGAGATCGTCGCCATCGAGGGTTCGCTGTTCTTTGGCTCCGCCGCATTTGTGCTGGACGATCTGCAGCGGCGGTTGCGCAGCCGGCCCCAGACGGCGAATTTGCTGATCCGCATGCACAAGGTCAACACCATGGATGCCAGCGGGGTCCACGTCCTGGAAATCCTGCTCGACGAGGTGCGGCGGCGCGGCGGCGGCATCTATTTCTCCGGCGTGAACCACGGCGTGTTCCTCGTGTTAAAAAACTCCGGTTTTCTGAACGAGATCGGCGCCGGAAAAGTGCACGCCACCACCCGTGCCGCCATCCGCCAGGCCATGCGGGAATCGTTTTTTCCGGCCATCTGCGCCACATGCCCGGAGATCGTCTTCGAGGAGTGCCCGGCACTCAAACGCGGCCATTGGGAAATTTTCGGGCCGGACATCCACCCCCGGGACAGCCAAGCCGGCCTGGCCGAATCTGGACAACCGGCCATTGATCAAAGGGAAGAAAGCCATCCGGGAGCGCCTTCTTCATAA
- a CDS encoding universal stress protein — MLKILVYTNGQPIAEKALHFAAELSRRLAAELAVITVRSGTHAAEEPPPVGIAFSLADRKGLPHGLQILITALDFLAGRAILPMPKAITIQDFPRGYRFVCNAADGRRVAFYESFGHLVETLNHEVDEHGYDLLVVAPPRRNRLGRWMSGNAIRKLALDLQTSLLVVRGGGPDSPYLVCADGSLSARSQFSLLRRLLPAIGPPVNLIWIQKSVDDQKTRQTAQACLSQAGQWLSQSHRECGIIVKESDRPAEEIIATAGTDAVVMMGASLRHDVYRRMRGSQAMQVLDSSPASVLLVKLPPEEDVEFMKTPQQG, encoded by the coding sequence ATGCTGAAAATACTGGTATATACTAACGGACAACCGATCGCCGAGAAGGCGCTGCACTTCGCCGCCGAATTGTCGCGACGACTGGCCGCCGAACTGGCTGTGATCACCGTGCGCAGCGGCACCCACGCCGCCGAAGAGCCGCCGCCGGTAGGCATCGCGTTTTCCCTGGCCGACCGTAAAGGTCTGCCCCACGGGCTTCAGATCCTGATCACGGCCCTGGATTTCCTGGCCGGCCGGGCGATCCTTCCGATGCCCAAGGCCATCACGATTCAGGATTTTCCCCGCGGTTACCGATTCGTATGCAATGCGGCCGACGGACGGCGGGTCGCGTTTTATGAATCCTTCGGCCACCTGGTGGAAACCCTAAACCACGAGGTGGACGAGCATGGATACGATCTGCTCGTCGTGGCGCCGCCGCGGCGCAACCGCCTGGGGCGCTGGATGAGCGGCAATGCCATCCGGAAACTGGCCCTCGATCTGCAAACCTCTCTGCTGGTGGTTCGCGGCGGCGGACCGGACAGTCCGTATCTGGTATGCGCGGATGGGTCTCTGTCCGCCCGCTCGCAGTTTTCCCTGTTGCGGCGCCTGCTGCCCGCCATCGGTCCGCCGGTGAATCTGATATGGATTCAAAAAAGCGTCGATGACCAAAAGACGCGCCAAACCGCCCAGGCTTGTCTGTCGCAAGCCGGCCAATGGCTGAGCCAATCTCATCGAGAATGCGGAATCATCGTAAAGGAAAGCGACCGGCCCGCAGAAGAGATCATCGCAACGGCCGGAACGGATGCCGTTGTCATGATGGGGGCCAGCCTGCGCCACGACGTCTATCGGCGCATGCGGGGCAGCCAGGCCATGCAGGTTCTGGACAGTTCACCGGCCAGCGTGCTGCTGGTCAAATTGCCGCCCGAGGAGGATGTCGAGTTTATGAAGACGCCTCAGCAGGGTTGA
- a CDS encoding C40 family peptidase encodes MGIKKTAWIHRTASVLFGLICAALMMLSCASPQQPMPARAPAPPPPAPAPIVEPEAPRLPTIQFTIQAGAFSTSDRAALYAERLEAAGLDAYYFIDTDGLYKVRFERFETREAALARALTLQSRGLIEAFYIIHPVPGAHQADVRRNLQESIVETARRFLGVPYRWGGASVRDGFDCSGLTMTVYRLNGLELPRNAYSQYHAGMSVSGHALEPGDLVFFATGKSHRISHVGIYTGDGRFIHAPGRGKHIRTASLSNGYFKPRYKGARRYH; translated from the coding sequence ATGGGGATAAAAAAAACCGCCTGGATCCACCGCACCGCTTCCGTGCTCTTCGGCCTCATATGCGCCGCCCTGATGATGCTCAGCTGTGCATCGCCGCAACAGCCGATGCCGGCCCGTGCGCCCGCGCCGCCGCCTCCGGCCCCGGCGCCCATCGTCGAGCCGGAGGCGCCCCGGCTGCCGACCATTCAATTCACGATTCAAGCCGGGGCTTTTTCCACCAGTGATCGCGCGGCGCTCTATGCCGAACGACTCGAAGCAGCCGGCCTCGACGCCTACTATTTCATCGACACCGACGGCCTATACAAGGTCCGCTTCGAACGCTTCGAGACCCGGGAAGCGGCCCTGGCGCGCGCGCTGACCCTTCAGTCCCGGGGATTGATCGAAGCGTTCTATATCATCCACCCGGTGCCCGGCGCCCATCAGGCCGATGTGCGACGCAACCTGCAGGAGAGCATCGTCGAGACGGCCCGTCGTTTCCTAGGCGTGCCCTACCGCTGGGGTGGCGCCTCGGTCAGGGACGGATTCGACTGCAGCGGCCTGACCATGACGGTTTACCGCCTCAACGGATTGGAACTGCCGCGCAATGCCTACAGTCAGTACCATGCCGGCATGTCGGTGTCCGGCCATGCCCTTGAACCGGGCGACCTGGTCTTCTTCGCCACCGGGAAAAGCCACAGGATCTCGCATGTGGGGATCTACACAGGCGACGGCCGTTTCATCCATGCACCCGGCCGGGGCAAACACATCCGCACGGCCAGCCTGTCCAACGGTTATTTCAAGCCACGCTACAAAGGGGCCCGCCGCTACCATTGA